The Panicum hallii strain FIL2 chromosome 5, PHallii_v3.1, whole genome shotgun sequence genome contains the following window.
CTTGACGACCATATCGAAATCTAAAACTATACTATGTACTGACAGTAGGGACTGTGATCACAGCGTGGCAGTGTGGCACTTTTCAATATAAAACTTACTGCAACGACACTTTGTCTagcttgttttttttttaacaATACTTGTCTAGCTTGTGAGAGCTGCGCTTTAGATCGGCAGTAGATATTTCCCTTCTTTTTTCCTTCGACACAAGATATTTTGATCTGACACAATTTGACAATACCTTTACGGAGGCGGGTTGAATTTGAAACGAGTGAAGTTTCCTCTACCCAAACAGTGTTGGAGATGTATTTGTTCCCTTTCAACTCGAAAGACCTACCTAACCACATATTATACATTTGAATTCTCCATTTCAGCCTAACATCTAATATAATTAAGTAGTATATACGTAGACTTTCGCTATTAAGTAGTAAGGAATGGAGAGAGGGTTAAAAAGGAGATAGGATGGGAATGCTTGCCCCTTACAGAAATTCAGAACGCGGAAAAGTTTTCAATGGACCACTAGATAGAATGCAACATAAAAATTCAGAGAGAGGCATAGGCAAAGAGATCATATTGGATTTTCTTTTTAAATTGACATGGTTTCAGGCTATGCTGTTGGTATTTTATATCCGATGCAGAGGATTGGAATTTTAAGGAGTTCCTATCATACAGTCGGAAAGGATCTCATGTGGGAGCCTCAGGCACTACTAGGGCTTCCGTATCATCTCGGATTCCTTCCGTGGAGTGATCGAGCTCATTTATAGCCCCTGGCGGTTGGGAAGTTAGTTACACTAGCTTGGGCACCGCCATGTGGGTCACGCGAGCCCCGAGGACACAGTTGCTCGAGTTCAAACAGGGCCAAATGCGTAAACAGAAACGAAGTCCTGGACAATGTGTGCCACTGCCACTCCATTGGTGAGCACGGGTCATGGACATTCgacaaggacaaggtgctcGATGCTTAATTACACTCATGCTTTTGTGTAGTTGTTACCTGTCCAAACGGTTAAGCAAGGATACTACTGTTTCATTGGAGCGGCCTACAAACTGTATGCTTAGCAAAAAGACAAAGAGGTCACCTGGAGTAGTACCTGGAAATCGGAAACGATTGAGTTGCGAGATGCAACCATAGCAGTAGCAGTAGACTTGGGGGTGGAGCACACATTTTTGGTGTCACCCCGATACATCACACCGGTGCGCCAGCGGCGTCACGTACGTACCCAAACCAATCACACTACGCCGTGCCTAACACCTAGTAGTCGTGACAACAAATCAATTAAGACCCACAAGCGAAGCGCCCTTATAGCTTGGTTTTTTGGCTTGCACTGGGGTCCTCCTCCAATAATCAACCCCTCCACTAATCAATCAATCAAGTCGAACGATAATCTGATCGGCAGGCAGCTAGAGCTGGCCGTAGGAGTGCGCGAGGTACGCGAGCGCGCCGACGAGCGGCGCGTTGATGTAGGTGGCCGGCTCCGAGTGCTCGTGGTCGTCGCGCTGGTCGGGGAACCTGTCCTGCAAGTCGGGGCCCCCCACAACGGCGCCGACGAGCACGTTCGGGTTGGCCGCGCCGGCGTACAGCGCGGCGAACCCCTGCGAGCACCCGATCCGCCCCGGGTGCGCCGCCACCGACGGCAGCGACGACGCGCGGTGGTGCACGCGCCGCGGGTACCGCGCCCCGTACCCGACCATGTACGACATCCCCGCCGGGTTGCTCCCCAGCAGGTAGTCCACCTGCCGCCGCGCGATGGCGCGCAGCCGCTGCGGCgtcaccacgccgccgccgccgccgcagctcaccgTCTGCCTCGCGAAGGCCAGGTACTTGGCGTAGGTGAGCAGGAGGAACGCGCTGGAGGTCACGTACTGCATGTTGCTGTCGCTGAGCTTGAACAGCAGGCCGCCGCGGGTGTACTGGGTCTGGTCCGTCGGCGTGCCGGGCACCATGGAGCAGATGAAGGCGTCGGCGTGGCTCTTGTACTCGTGCAGGGCGCCCAGGCGCTGCACCAGGAACGACTTGGCGATCAGGACCCGGGCGCCCGCGTGCTTGTTGTCCCACCCGAACGTGTTGTCCGACTCGCCGGCGCCCAGCACCTGGCCGTTCGCCTGGATGTAGCCCAGGTACGACGGGCTCTTGGTGGCGCGGTGCAGCCACGCCGCGCCCCACAGGAGCTCGTCCTGGTACCCGGAGTAGGAGCAGTAGTAGGGGCACACGTCCGCCGCCAGGCCCGTGCTGTAGGAGCCACGGTGCTTGTCCGCGAACGCGAACACCCTCTTGGCCCGGGCGAGGAGGCGGCTGGCGTAGGCCGGGTCGGACTTGCGGAAGacgagggaggcggcggcgagcgcggcagCAGTCTCGGCGGCGACGTCGGAGCCGGGGGTGCCGGGGTCCACCTTGTACACGGTGCGGGGGGTGTCCATGTCCTCCGGCCGCTCCCAGCACGCGTGGTCCTTGGTGGCGTCACCAACCTATGATGACGAGAGAAGCACACACAGGAGATCGATCAGCTCAATGGCTGGACCTGGACGCGCCCCACCAGTGCACAGTCCAAGCACACCGCTTGCTTGGTCCACTCCACATggtgtgtgcgtgtgtgaaCCGTGCAAGTACAGGGGATTTGTTTTTTCTTCCATTGCTTGCGAAAGAGGAGCAGCTTTTCGTGCCGTGCTTGTACTTGGCACAACTACTCCTCTTTACACAAGATCTTAGTAAGTAGATTCTTAGCATGAGTGAGTGACAGTGAGTAAAGAAACAGGGGAGGAGCGAGGACTCTGTTTGACCGTGAGGAACGAAGAAGAAGAAAGCAAGGCAAGACAGAGGAGAGGAGGCTGCTTGCCTGGACGTAGATGGTGTCCGGGTGCGCCGTGGCCTTGAGCAGGTAGTCGGCGCCCCAGCGCACGGCCTCCCTGGCGTGCTGCAGCTCGGCCTTCATGAGCCCGCCGAACTCCACCACGCTCCACGCCAGCATCGTCATGCTGAACGCCATCGGGAACCCGAACTTGACGTTGTCGCCGGCGTCGTGGTACCCGCCCACGAGGTCCACCTTGGCGGAGGCGCCGTCGCTGAGGCCCGAGTCCCGGCGCCAGGACATGCGCTGCGACGGCGGCAGCCTGCCCGACCGCTGGCCCTCGAAGAAGAGGATGGACTTGGCGAGCGCGTCCCTGTAGTCGTGTGCGGCGGGGCCGTGGTGCCCGCGCCCGGCGATGGCGTCGCCGGgcagctgcgcgaggaggagcgcgaGCACGAACAGGCAGCGGAGGCGAGCCATGTCCGCCAGAGCTCTTCGCCCACTGGACAATGGGccggcgccgctcgccgcctccagcttcctcctcctccgcctactggctggctggctggctcacTGCCTGCCAATGGCCACTCGCCGCGCTGCTTTTAAAGGCGCGCCACTGTTTCCCGCCGTATATTTATTGTCGTTTCCTTTTTCGGTTTTGGGACGGCCATTACTTTTTCTCCCTGGCACGGCCGCGTGCCCCGAGACCCGCGGCTCAACTCCTTCACATGGACATGGGGCAAGGGGCATGGCCGCTCCAGCGAGCACGAGTGAGCTGAGCACTGAGCTGCTTCAAGGCTTCAAGCAAATGGGCAATGGCATCGCATCGTCAGAAGCAGTACaggtttttcttttctttaagCTCGTTTCGGCGCGTGAAAACATGGGATAAGATGGTGCCACTGCCACCCGGGCTACCTGGCACCTGCAAATGCGTGGTGGAGTGCCGGCAGGTTTCGGGCTTTAATCCAAATCTTTTTTCCTGCGCGCAGTGCGATCGAGGGAGCAAATTGCCATGTATGGTCAGGTTTTGGGGTTCCAAGGTAAATTTTGTTAACGGATGGCCGGTTGGAAGATGGTGTTTGAGCTTGAACCGCCGCTGCAGTGACTGAGGAGACGAGGGAACCGTGCAACGATCACCGCCGGCAATTAAGCCACGGGATAAGCATCTTTTTCTCTTATCCTTTTTTTTAGCCTCACAAGATGCACACTTTCTTTCGTCACTAGTCACTACTACAATAGACATGGAGTAAGAACAAATCTTGGCCTTGTTTTCTGTTGGGCCTGGTGAACAGGCTCAGCGCGGCCCAGCTTTCAGTTAGCCCACGTTGATCCCCTGCCGGGACCCCAGAGGAGCACCAGAGGAAAAACTGATGAAGATGAGGGAGCTGGGGATTCAGAATTTTGTAATCAACCTGTTTTGTGTGTCCTCTTCACAGAAAAAACATACATGCTCCTATACATaaatatttttttaataaaGAAAAATTCCGACCTTAACATTCACGTGTGAATGTCTACGACCAAACGTTATATGAGTTCTTAGACTCTAAACCTCAAACGAGGATAAAAACAAGAAAGAAAACTCTAAAATAAagaaagaaataaaaaagactAAGTTTCGATCCTTCTCTTCATCTATGTTCCGTCCTTGTAGAACCTTTACGCATCACCAAACCATCACATCACTCGTCTTCTTAGAGATTCGATGTTCAAACCATTTGATGCCACCGAGATAACTAAGTCAGATCGAAGGACCTCCAAGACGACGCTCCAAGAAGAAAACGACATCAAAAACACCGTCGCCGTCTCATCCAGCAAGCTAGAATTAGGTTTTCACCTGGAGATCCATCAAAATTTGTGTAGATACCATCGGCAATACCTCCAAGAAGAAAATCGGCGCAAGAAGCGTCGCCATTGCCGGCCGGCATGAGGCTGGACTAGGATTTCTCCCTGCGCTCCCCGAAGCCACCTCCACACGCCAGCACCCACCAAGAGCACCTGTCGGCGGCTAGCTTCCGAGGCCGAATCTCCACCTGTAGGCTGTAGATGCCATTGCCGCCTTCCAATCCCGCCGTCGCACCGGCACCATGGTTAAGCCACCCCCGGGCGGGGGCCAGCAGGCACGCCGCTGCCGCGTAGCGGTCGCGCGGCCGCCCCGGCATGGTAGCGCTGGGAAGGAGCGCCGGTGCGGCCGAACTGGCGCTGAGAAGGGGCCGCGTCCGGCGTGGCCGCCGCTTGAAGCGGCTAGACGCCGCGGCGTCGACGCTTCCCCAGCTCCGGCTAGGGGACACCGCCGATAAGGAGGCCGCCACCGGAACAGCCACCTCCTCCAAGAGCTAGCAATCGAGTTGGGGACGAAAGGAGATGGCTGCGGGGGCCTAGCGAGCGCCCACCCGCGCTCTGACGGCGGGCACCCCCAGCTCTGGCGGTAGAGG
Protein-coding sequences here:
- the LOC112893654 gene encoding endoglucanase 3, which encodes MARLRCLFVLALLLAQLPGDAIAGRGHHGPAAHDYRDALAKSILFFEGQRSGRLPPSQRMSWRRDSGLSDGASAKVDLVGGYHDAGDNVKFGFPMAFSMTMLAWSVVEFGGLMKAELQHAREAVRWGADYLLKATAHPDTIYVQVGDATKDHACWERPEDMDTPRTVYKVDPGTPGSDVAAETAAALAAASLVFRKSDPAYASRLLARAKRVFAFADKHRGSYSTGLAADVCPYYCSYSGYQDELLWGAAWLHRATKSPSYLGYIQANGQVLGAGESDNTFGWDNKHAGARVLIAKSFLVQRLGALHEYKSHADAFICSMVPGTPTDQTQYTRGGLLFKLSDSNMQYVTSSAFLLLTYAKYLAFARQTVSCGGGGGVVTPQRLRAIARRQVDYLLGSNPAGMSYMVGYGARYPRRVHHRASSLPSVAAHPGRIGCSQGFAALYAGAANPNVLVGAVVGGPDLQDRFPDQRDDHEHSEPATYINAPLVGALAYLAHSYGQL